The genomic window GATGCATGTATATTGAGACATCCTTTTTTGGGAAGAGAAAGAAGTTCTTTGGGAAATATTTTTCCGTAGGCACAAACAATGGCTATATCTGTTTGAAAGGAAGAATAGAGGGAAAAAAAATCAGCATCTAATTTTTTTGGAGTAAGTGTGGGTATGTTTAAGGATTGAGCATTTTGCTTAACAATACTTGAAGTAAGTATTTTTTTTCTTCCAACAAGTGCATCTGGTTTAGTAACGATGACAACAGGAAGATGACCAGCTTTAACAAGGGCTTTGAGAAGTATGTTTGAAAATTCTGGAGTGCCAAAAAAACCTATTCGCAAAGATAATTTATCGTTTTTTATTTTGTTCATGATAGCGGTCAAGAATAATAATTCCATTAAGATGATCAAGTTCGTGTTGGACGGCTCGGGCCAAGAGTCCAGATGCTCGCATTTTTCGTTCAACACCTTCTTCATCGGTATAGCGAACCGTTACTTTCCAATGACGTTCGATGGGAAAAAATTTTCGAGGAATACTCAGACACCCTTCATCATCGGTGTGCATATTTCGGGAGAAAGATGTGATTTTTGGATTAATGAGTGTATGGAGGTTTCCATCAACGTCAATGACGCATATTTGTAAAGCTTTTCCTATTTGTTGGGCCGCAAGACCCACACCCTTAGATTCGTACATAGTTTTCGTCATTTCTTTTGCAAGCTGACGCATACTTTCCAGATCTGAAGTGGATATTTTGGTTCCCGTCGTTTCGAGTACGGGATGAGGATAGAATGTGAGGGGAAGAGTAGTATTTTTCATACGCATAAAAGGGATAGTATTATTGAAGAAAAAATAAAATAAACTTGTGTAAGGAAATTATTTTATAAAAACCTTAGTATAAGGGGATTATCTCATACAATTCCTTCAGAATCAATATCTGAGACCCAATTGATAGGAAGTGATTGAAGATCTTTTATGATTTCCTTTTCAAGAGGATTTGTCCAAATAGTAAAAATTT from Candidatus Moraniibacteriota bacterium includes these protein-coding regions:
- the def gene encoding peptide deformylase; its protein translation is MKNTTLPLTFYPHPVLETTGTKISTSDLESMRQLAKEMTKTMYESKGVGLAAQQIGKALQICVIDVDGNLHTLINPKITSFSRNMHTDDEGCLSIPRKFFPIERHWKVTVRYTDEEGVERKMRASGLLARAVQHELDHLNGIIILDRYHEQNKKR